The proteins below are encoded in one region of Halostella salina:
- a CDS encoding universal stress protein → MKGLCATDLSAASEAAIENETCLDCLGRIGVDTIHLVTVVPANVHSGMPGVNFEERRQQALDQYRTVIESAGFDVETHVVRGTPYRRINGIAETVHADLAVVGSRGQSPLENRIIGSTARNLARTTVVPLLVNRIERGTDDPEVLREHLFQRMLFATDFSEHADRAFDAFSYLRHATEEATLVHVQSPKDEGVDADPSPEEQLTEYASTLENWDIETRIEVRYGDPADEILAVEAEVTPSTILVGSKGRSRIRRLLLGSVSEEIVAQATGNVFLVPPPRAV, encoded by the coding sequence ATGAAGGGCCTGTGCGCGACCGACCTGTCGGCTGCAAGCGAGGCCGCCATAGAGAACGAAACCTGCCTCGACTGCCTGGGACGTATCGGCGTCGACACGATCCATCTAGTGACAGTCGTCCCGGCGAACGTCCACTCCGGCATGCCCGGGGTGAATTTCGAGGAGCGACGCCAACAGGCGCTCGACCAGTATCGGACGGTAATCGAGTCCGCCGGGTTCGACGTCGAGACCCACGTCGTCCGTGGGACCCCCTATCGACGTATCAACGGTATCGCTGAAACCGTCCACGCGGACCTCGCAGTCGTCGGTTCCCGGGGCCAGAGCCCACTCGAGAATCGTATCATCGGCTCAACCGCCCGCAACCTTGCGCGGACGACTGTCGTTCCGTTACTGGTCAACCGCATCGAGCGGGGGACCGACGACCCCGAGGTTCTCCGAGAACATCTCTTCCAACGGATGCTCTTCGCGACGGACTTCTCCGAACACGCCGACCGGGCGTTCGACGCCTTCTCGTACCTCCGTCACGCGACCGAGGAAGCCACGCTGGTTCACGTGCAGTCGCCGAAAGACGAAGGCGTCGACGCCGATCCCAGCCCAGAAGAACAGCTGACCGAGTACGCGAGTACGCTGGAAAACTGGGACATCGAGACACGAATCGAGGTCCGGTACGGAGATCCTGCCGACGAAATCCTCGCCGTGGAAGCAGAAGTAACGCCGTCGACGATCCTCGTCGGGTCGAAAGGACGAAGCCGTATCCGGCGACTCCTGTTGGGCAGCGTTTCAGAGGAGATCGTCGCACAGGCGACGGGAAACGTTTTCCTCGTTCCGCCGCCCCGGGCAGTCTGA
- a CDS encoding sulfite exporter TauE/SafE family protein, which yields MEIFGIAASLLVMFTGFGLLIGLLFGFFGMGGSFLVTPALLVMGYKTDVAVASGLAFVFGTSVIATLKHRDLGQVDYKLGVLMIAGTTAGIEVGKQGLHLLQDLGLADTVVSVAYVGLLGGIGLFVTRQALTDDGGGISHDADVDGELDPDEIPDIAKQIQSYEVPPMMTLRGGVTVSLWMILAVAFATGLLSGFLGVGGGFIRMPALFYLVGVPVPVAVGTDLFEIVFSGGIGSFLYALDGAVDLAIVAPLLAGSALGARVGAAATSIVDEDEIKVYFGVMLLLGAIAVAVRKIGGVIEMPFLDSVALVIILGAALLVSSAVVYSSIQELRTTSADTDSIIVD from the coding sequence ATGGAGATCTTCGGCATCGCTGCATCACTACTCGTGATGTTCACCGGGTTCGGCCTGCTCATCGGCCTCCTGTTCGGGTTCTTCGGAATGGGCGGGTCGTTCCTCGTCACGCCAGCGCTGCTCGTGATGGGTTACAAGACCGACGTCGCCGTCGCATCCGGGCTCGCCTTCGTGTTTGGAACGTCGGTCATCGCGACGCTGAAACACCGCGATCTCGGGCAAGTTGACTACAAGCTCGGGGTGCTGATGATCGCGGGCACCACGGCAGGCATCGAAGTCGGGAAGCAGGGTCTTCATTTACTGCAGGACCTCGGATTGGCTGATACCGTGGTCAGCGTTGCGTACGTTGGCCTGCTCGGTGGTATCGGCCTGTTCGTTACCCGCCAAGCGCTCACAGACGATGGCGGCGGCATCAGCCACGATGCCGATGTCGATGGTGAGTTGGACCCGGATGAAATCCCTGATATCGCGAAGCAGATCCAGTCGTACGAGGTTCCGCCGATGATGACGCTTCGCGGCGGCGTGACGGTCTCGCTGTGGATGATCCTCGCCGTCGCGTTCGCCACCGGACTGCTGTCCGGCTTCCTCGGTGTGGGTGGCGGCTTCATCCGGATGCCTGCCCTCTTCTACCTCGTGGGCGTCCCCGTCCCCGTCGCGGTCGGAACCGATCTGTTCGAGATCGTCTTCTCCGGCGGAATCGGGAGCTTCCTCTATGCACTCGACGGTGCGGTTGATCTCGCGATCGTCGCTCCGCTGCTCGCGGGAAGCGCCCTCGGGGCCCGGGTCGGCGCTGCGGCGACGAGTATCGTCGACGAGGATGAAATCAAGGTGTACTTCGGCGTGATGCTGCTGCTGGGAGCGATTGCCGTCGCCGTGCGCAAAATCGGCGGTGTCATCGAGATGCCATTCCTTGACTCAGTCGCACTGGTCATCATCCTCGGTGCGGCACTCCTCGTCAGTAGTGCGGTCGTTTACAGCTCCATCCAGGAGCTTCGGACGACCTCTGCCGACACTGATTCCATTATCGTTGACTGA
- a CDS encoding MFS transporter yields MTTPTELKQGIREHLGQFSLHVLLVFATGLTIGSERTVVPLLGEDVLGVESFLVIGSFVVSFGIVKSFLNLYAGKWGEEYGRKPVLIAGWATALPLPIILIFAPSWGWITVGNVLLGINQALTWSMAINAKIDLAGPDQRGLAVGIDEAFGYTGVAVGAWITGIIAGQWSLRPEPFYFPAIVVVLAFLISIFLIKETVQYAQAEGDDDHHDANLPFDEVLKRATYGDRTLFAAAQAGHIENFVDTLFWIAVPLYLTSQGLGIAAVGVVVGVHSAMYFLQIATGGLADRIGRRPPVIAGMFLAGAGVLGMVLVDSYLPWVVLAGVSGLGMALLYPNLMTVPSDAAHPTWRSAGMGVYRMWRDSGYAVGAVLIGLSMEFVNAAAAFYVTAGLMFVSGTVVYVWMEETHPEFGTHEPPAPARVGVGKGVTGRLKNP; encoded by the coding sequence ATGACTACGCCAACTGAACTCAAACAGGGGATCCGCGAGCACCTCGGGCAGTTCTCGCTGCACGTCTTGCTCGTCTTCGCGACCGGGCTGACCATCGGCTCCGAACGGACCGTCGTCCCCCTGCTGGGGGAGGACGTCCTCGGCGTCGAGTCGTTCCTCGTGATCGGCTCGTTCGTCGTGTCGTTCGGCATCGTGAAGTCGTTCCTCAATCTCTACGCCGGCAAGTGGGGCGAGGAGTACGGCCGCAAGCCCGTCCTCATCGCCGGGTGGGCGACGGCGCTCCCGCTGCCGATTATCCTGATCTTCGCCCCGAGCTGGGGCTGGATCACGGTCGGAAACGTCCTGCTGGGGATCAACCAGGCGTTGACCTGGAGCATGGCGATCAACGCGAAGATCGACCTCGCGGGCCCTGACCAGCGCGGGCTCGCGGTCGGCATCGACGAGGCATTCGGCTATACTGGTGTCGCCGTTGGAGCTTGGATCACGGGTATCATCGCCGGCCAGTGGAGCTTGCGGCCAGAACCGTTCTACTTCCCGGCTATCGTCGTCGTGCTGGCGTTCCTCATCTCGATCTTTCTGATCAAGGAGACCGTCCAGTACGCCCAAGCCGAAGGGGACGACGACCACCACGATGCGAACCTGCCGTTCGACGAGGTGCTGAAGCGCGCGACCTACGGCGACCGGACGCTGTTCGCCGCCGCACAGGCCGGCCACATCGAGAACTTCGTCGACACACTGTTCTGGATCGCCGTCCCGCTGTACCTCACGAGCCAGGGGCTGGGCATCGCAGCGGTCGGGGTCGTCGTCGGTGTTCACAGCGCGATGTACTTCCTCCAGATCGCGACAGGCGGGCTGGCGGATCGCATCGGTCGGCGTCCGCCCGTGATCGCCGGGATGTTCCTCGCGGGCGCGGGCGTCCTCGGGATGGTGCTCGTCGATAGCTACCTCCCGTGGGTCGTGTTAGCCGGCGTCTCCGGGCTGGGGATGGCGCTGCTGTACCCGAACCTGATGACGGTCCCGAGCGATGCGGCCCACCCGACGTGGCGATCGGCGGGCATGGGCGTCTACCGGATGTGGCGGGACTCCGGGTACGCTGTCGGCGCGGTCCTGATCGGACTCTCGATGGAGTTCGTGAATGCGGCGGCCGCGTTCTACGTGACTGCCGGGCTGATGTTCGTGTCAGGTACAGTGGTGTACGTTTGGATGGAGGAGACCCATCCCGAATTCGGTACGCACGAGCCGCCTGCGCCTGCGAGAGTTGGAGTGGGGAAAGGCGTCACAGGAAGACTGAAGAATCCGTGA
- a CDS encoding helix-turn-helix domain-containing protein: MPDSMSEQLRRDMECEGLLECFHGLKELDKECFRALVDAKEPLTVDEIAEAVDRERSTAYRAVQRLLQTGFIEKDQVNYEQGGYYHVYSPTDPSQIVDEMQRMLNDWYAKMGQLIQEFETKYEQSDTSAPAAES; this comes from the coding sequence ATGCCAGATTCGATGTCTGAACAACTCCGTCGGGACATGGAGTGCGAGGGACTGCTCGAGTGCTTCCACGGTCTCAAAGAACTCGACAAGGAGTGCTTCCGGGCGCTCGTCGACGCCAAAGAGCCGTTGACTGTCGACGAAATCGCCGAGGCTGTCGATCGTGAACGGTCGACTGCGTACCGGGCCGTCCAGCGGCTGCTCCAGACGGGCTTCATCGAGAAAGATCAGGTCAACTACGAGCAGGGCGGCTACTACCACGTCTACTCGCCGACGGATCCGTCGCAGATCGTGGACGAAATGCAGCGGATGCTCAACGATTGGTACGCGAAGATGGGCCAGCTCATCCAGGAGTTCGAAACCAAGTACGAGCAGTCCGACACCTCCGCTCCCGCTGCTGAAAGCTAA
- the trxA gene encoding thioredoxin: MATDTASDAGTTTTSEPLHINGQSQLDEVVAEHDVVLTDFYADWCGPCQMLEPVVETLAAETDAAVAKVDVDANQQLAGAYGVRGVPTLILFADGEQVEEIVGVQGEEQLRSLIGRYTE; encoded by the coding sequence ATGGCAACCGATACTGCATCCGACGCTGGCACCACTACCACGAGTGAACCGCTTCACATCAATGGTCAGTCCCAACTCGATGAGGTCGTCGCCGAGCACGATGTCGTCCTCACCGACTTCTACGCCGACTGGTGTGGTCCCTGCCAGATGCTCGAACCGGTCGTCGAGACGCTGGCCGCGGAGACTGATGCTGCTGTCGCCAAGGTCGATGTCGACGCGAACCAGCAACTTGCCGGTGCATACGGCGTTCGGGGCGTCCCGACCCTGATTCTGTTCGCTGACGGCGAGCAGGTCGAGGAGATCGTCGGGGTGCAGGGTGAAGAGCAACTGCGCTCCCTGATCGGGAGGTACACCGAGTAA
- a CDS encoding DUF7512 family protein, producing the protein MTGVESLSGWGQAATVIGIVLLEAVVLYIGYGALEKLVGSKIIAAIRGDQ; encoded by the coding sequence ATGACCGGTGTTGAATCGCTGAGCGGATGGGGACAAGCAGCGACCGTTATCGGAATCGTGCTACTGGAGGCAGTCGTGCTCTATATTGGGTATGGAGCACTCGAAAAGCTTGTCGGTTCGAAGATCATCGCTGCAATTCGAGGTGACCAGTGA
- a CDS encoding MBL fold metallo-hydrolase has product MQEISPEELGEQLQDDNDGPLVLDIRHQADFEEWHIPGSRHVDVYDELTDDPEQAMEPLSDLPSDEQIVTVCAAGVVSQTATEVLRELGYDAVTLTDGMNGWSRVHRHANVPVDSDDTLVQVARPGKGCLSHVLVSDGEAAVFDPSHYLDEYDTVLEEFHADLVAVFDTHAHADHVSGAAALADRHDVPYYLHPKDALALDATPVGDGQTVTVGSLDIDVVHTPGHSEGSVSFDLEGAALLTGDTLFHDSVGRVELGVEAGIEDSDVEGNAATLYESLQRLLDRPDDALILPAHDPGSPEPPVAATLAEVRERNDDLGRNREAFVEELASDIPDHPPNFERVKRTNVGRESVPEDELAELELGPNNCAAE; this is encoded by the coding sequence ATGCAGGAGATATCGCCCGAGGAACTCGGTGAACAGTTGCAGGATGATAATGACGGGCCACTTGTGCTCGATATTCGCCATCAAGCGGACTTCGAGGAGTGGCACATCCCGGGAAGCCGTCACGTCGATGTCTATGACGAATTGACTGACGACCCGGAACAAGCCATGGAGCCGCTCTCTGACCTGCCCAGTGACGAACAAATCGTTACTGTCTGTGCGGCAGGCGTCGTCTCTCAGACTGCGACAGAAGTCCTCCGGGAACTGGGATACGACGCGGTGACCCTGACGGACGGAATGAACGGCTGGAGCCGCGTCCACCGGCACGCGAACGTCCCCGTAGACAGTGATGACACCCTCGTGCAAGTTGCCCGGCCGGGGAAAGGCTGTCTCTCTCACGTCCTCGTCTCGGACGGCGAAGCTGCCGTCTTCGACCCGTCACACTATCTCGACGAGTACGACACTGTCCTCGAGGAGTTCCACGCCGATCTCGTTGCTGTCTTCGACACGCACGCCCACGCGGATCACGTCTCAGGCGCGGCAGCCCTAGCTGACCGCCACGACGTTCCGTACTATCTCCACCCGAAGGATGCGCTCGCACTCGACGCGACGCCGGTCGGAGATGGACAGACTGTGACGGTCGGGAGCCTGGACATCGATGTCGTCCACACGCCCGGCCACAGCGAAGGAAGCGTTTCCTTCGACCTCGAGGGCGCGGCGCTTCTGACCGGCGACACCCTGTTCCACGATAGCGTCGGCCGCGTCGAACTCGGTGTCGAGGCCGGTATTGAGGACTCCGACGTCGAGGGAAACGCCGCGACGCTGTACGAGAGCCTCCAGCGGTTGCTGGACCGCCCTGATGACGCCCTGATCCTGCCGGCGCACGATCCGGGCTCGCCTGAACCGCCGGTGGCTGCCACGCTCGCGGAGGTCAGAGAACGGAACGATGACCTCGGCCGCAACCGGGAGGCGTTCGTTGAGGAGCTCGCGTCGGACATTCCGGACCACCCGCCGAACTTCGAACGCGTCAAGCGGACGAACGTCGGCCGGGAGTCGGTCCCAGAGGACGAACTGGCCGAGCTGGAACTGGGCCCGAACAACTGTGCGGCCGAGTAA